In a genomic window of Lepisosteus oculatus isolate fLepOcu1 chromosome 5, fLepOcu1.hap2, whole genome shotgun sequence:
- the LOC102688026 gene encoding homeodomain-interacting protein kinase 1 isoform X1, with amino-acid sequence MKTKTNYTYPGMASQLQVFSPPSVSSSAFCRVKKLKVESCAWEVTGQVGENKFYPLSNSQEDSSAPAASFNVPVTTYSSASLLFPPAGGSRGQIVVRAADSTGSLSGPSSRRGNDVALRDAYQKYGLKRKSEEVDKSGSVQILEELSAPVVSNRTGTVTTTQSITHSTSTTKSSSSNSEGDYQLVQHEILCSVTNSYEVLEFLGRGTFGQVAKCWKRGTNEIVAIKILKNHPSYARQGQIEVSILNRLSTENADEFNFVRSYECFQHKNHTCLVFEMLEQNLYDFLKHSKFSPLLLKSIRPILQQVATALMKLKSLGLIHADLKPENIMLVDPVRQPYRVKVIDFGSASHVSKAVCSTYLQSRYYRAPEIILGLPFCEAIDMWSLGCVIAELFLGWPLYPGASEYDQIRYISQTQGLPAEYLLSAGTKTSRFFNRGHDSSYPLWRLKTPAEHEAEMGIKSKEARKYIFNCLDDMMQVNMSTDLEGTDMLAEKADRREFIDLLKKMLTLDADKRITPMKTLGHSFVTMAHLLDFPHSSHVKSCFQNMEICKRRGNSFDNGKSIFSTNAAQNTASNLTVTFGSQLNQHNQVPSAGAPSLSLTSTNVPLLSYQPALYQQAAVSIPGITQQSVSLQARPAQLCAQTEPFQQTLIVCPPTIQGLQTSTKHSAFPVRMENTVPIVPQTQSAQALQIQPGMLTQGSCSPLMVATLNPHVATVAPQYSVPLALSCAAGRPALLEQTATVLQAWPTGTQQILIPSPWQQMSGISLHNTVQPVITESPMGAILSDNMSSGQQIANWRSSHGGQYSGVMQQASILGGHVSLTTASQPLTTGAVSAVRSQQGGTSGRRARARNTDNRTSRVMSLLETVPPVVHCSPLLATPPYNAVVPQPILITDTPSPAVSVITIHSDTEDEDERKFYPSSYAMKQRTEVISCVTVHDSQDSDSSHGSPSTPKHLPSFVEAPANLSKSLSIIVPSVKMQPEESKSSRISGQFAGVCSKSKKAAVQQTCTSASSSSSCHPHTAPNRIQPLNLSQAQHSITSSQARLSGSSSRRQQVCPTVPRSAQAHYYLQSSPPQSTILPPFSSSSSLSSQPQLCSYAPSAALAPASAAVAQLLASQQGTSRHVGASASFMPHTAGLIQKDPSAVGHSLLTAAGLPAAQYQHQFPTSQATAVYRGYQISPRKMSEFPYL; translated from the exons AAGCTGAAGGTCGAGAGCTGTGCGTGGGAAGTGACAGGGCAAGTGGGGGAAAACAAATTCTACCCTCTGAGTAACTCCCAGGAGGACTCCTCTGCCCCTGCTGCCAGCTTTAATGTCCCCGTCACAACTTACAGCTCTGCCAGCCTCCTCTTTCCACCTGCAGGAGGGTCGCGTGGGCAAATTGTTGTGCGAGCCGCCGACAGCACTGGCAGCCTCTCGGGGCCCTCCAGTCGTCGCGGCAACGATGTCGCCCTGCGCGACGCTTATCAGAAATATGGCCTGAAGCGCAAGAGCGAGGAGGTTGACAAGAGTGGGAGTGTGCAGATCTTGGAGGAGCTCTCAGCGCCGGTGGTTTCCAACAGGACTGGCACGGTCACCACCACACAGTCCATAACCCATTCCACCTCTACGACAAAGAGCAGCAGCTCCAACAGCGAAGGGGACTACCAGCTGGTGCAGCACGAGATCCTGTGCTCTGTCACCAACAGCTACGAGGTGCTGGAGTTCCTGGGCCGCGGCACCTTCGGGCAGGTAGCCAAGTGCTGGAAGCGTGGCACCAATGAGATTGTCGCCATCAAGATTCTGAAGAACCATCCTTCATATGCCCGGCAGGGTCAGATTGAG GTAAGCATCCTGAACCGGCTGAGCACAGAAAATGCCGATGAGTTCAACTTTGTGCGCTCCTACGAATGCTTCCAGCATAAGAACCACACGTGCCTGGTGTTTGAAATGCTGGAGCAGAACCTGTACGATTTCCTCAAACACAGCAAGTTTAGCCCCCTGCTCCTGAAGTCCATTCGACCCATCCTGCAGCAAGTGGCCACGGCCCTGATGAAGCTGAAAAGCCTGGGGCTGATCCACGCTGACCTTAAACCAGAGAACATCATGCTGGTGGACCCTGTGAGACAGCCTTATCGCGTCAAAGTCATTGACTTTGGCTCAGCAAGCCATGTGTCCAAGGCCGTTTGCTCTACCTATCTACAGTCCCGCTATTACCG GGCACCAGAGATTATTCTAGGACTTCCTTTTTGTGAAGCAATTGATATGTGGTCACTGGGCTGTGTGATTGCGGAGTTGTTTTTGGGGTGGCCACTGTACCCTGGAGCCTCGGAGTATGATCAG ATACGATACATCTCGCAAACCCAGGGATTGCCCGCAGAGTACTTACTGAGCGCAGGGACCAAAACCAGCCGTTTCTTTAACAGAGGCCATGATTCCAGTTACCCTCTTTGGAGACTGAAG ACACCAGCGGAACACGAAGCAGAGATGGGAATAAAGTCGAAGGAAGCCAGGAAGTATATTTTCAATTGTTTGGATGATATGATGCAG GTGAACATGTCCACTGATTTGGAAGGAACGGATATGCTGGCTGAGAAGGCAGATCGGCGGGAGTTCAttgatttgttgaaaaaaatgcTGACCTTGGATGCTGATAAAAGAATAACTCCGATGAAAACTCTTGGCCACTCTTTTGTGACAATGGCTCACCTGCTGGACTTCCCACACAGTTCCCA TGTGAAGTCCTGTTTTCAGAACATGGAAATTTGCAAGCGGAGAGGGAATAGCTTCGACAACGGGAAGAGCATCTTTAGTACAAACGCTGCACAAAACACTGCCAGCAACCTCACTGTGACATTTGGCAGCCAACTTAACCAGCACAATCAG GTTCCTTCTGCAGGTGcgccgtctctctctctcaccagcACCAACGTGCCACTTCTGAGTTATCAGCCTGCCCTGTATCAGCAGGCTGCGGTCAGCATCCCGGGCATCACACAGCAGAGTGTTTCTCTGCAGGCCCGACCTGCCCAGCTGTGTGCCCAGACTGAACCCTTCCAGCAGACACTGATTGTGTGTCCTCCAACAATCCAGG GGCTTCAGACATCCACTAAACATTCTGCCTTTCCAGTCAGGATGGAAAACACTGTTCCTATAGTTCCTCAGACACAGTCTGCGCAGGCTCTGCAGATACAGCCAGGAATGCTCACACAG GGATCCTGCTCCCCACTGATGGTGGCCACCTTGAACCCACATGTTGCCACAGTAGCGCCGCAGTACTCGGTTCCCCTGGCGCTGAGCTGCGCGGCGGGAAGGCCGGCCCTTCTAGAGCAGACGGCCACTGTGCTG CAGGCTTGGCCCACAGGAACTCAGCAGATTCTCATACCATCACCTTGGCAACAGATGTCTGGGATTTCGCTCCATAATACTGTCCAGCCAGTCATCACTGAGTCCCCTATGGGTGCTATCCTCTCTGACAACATGAGCTCTGGGCAACAAATAGCCAACTGGAG GAGCTCCCATGGTGGACAGTACAGTGGAGTGATGCAGCAGGCGTCTATTCTCGGTGGCCATGTGTCTTTGACCACTGCCAGCCAGCCCCTGACCACAGGAGCAGTGTCTGCTGTGAGATCCCAGCAAGGAGGGACCTCGGGGAGGAGGGCCAGAGCGCGGAACACGGACAACAGGACCAG caGGGTTATGTCTCTACTGGAAACTGTGCCCCCTGTGGTACACTGCAGCCCCCTGTTGGCAACACCACCATACAATGCTGTGGTACCACAGCCGATTCTCATCACTGATACACCAAGCCCTGCTGTCAGCGTCATCACCATTCACAGTGACACAGAGGACGAAGATGAAAGGAAGTTCTACCCTAGCAG CTATGCAATGAAACAGCGCACTGAAGTCATCAGCTGCGTCACCGTCCATGATTCACAGGACTCGGATTCCTCGCATGGCAGCCCATCAACCCCAAAGCACCTGCCCAGCTTTGTCGAAGCTCCGGCAAATCTGTCGAAGTCGCTGAGTATCATCGTCCCTTCGGTAAAAATGCAGCCAGAAGAATCTAAATCTTCAAGAATTTCAG gGCAGTTTGCTGGTGTTTGCAGTAAGAGTAAGAAAGCAGCTGTGCAGCAAACATGCACTTCAGCATCCTCCAGCAGTAGTTGCCATCCACACACTGCACCCAACAGGATCCAGCCACTCAATCTCAGCCAG GCTCAGCATTCCATCACTTCATCCCAGGCCCGGCTGAGCGGCAGTTCCTCCCGCAGGCAGCAGGTATGCCCTACAGTTCCCCGGTCCGCTCAGGCACACTATTACCTGCAGAGCTCACCCCCACAGAGCACCATACTGCCTCCCTTCAGCTCTTCCTCCAGCCTGAGCAGCCAGCCCCAGCTGTGCTCCTATGCTCCTTCTGCTGCCCTGGCACCCGCGTCTGCAGCAGTGGCTCAGCTGCTGGCGTCCCAGCAGGGCACGTCTCGGCATGTCGGCGCCAGTGCCAGCTTCATGCCCCATACTGCCGGCTTGATCCAGAAAGACCCTTCAGCTGTGGGGCACAGCCTTCTCACAGCTGCAGGTCTGCCAGCTGCCCAGTACCAGCACCAGTTTCCCACGTCTCAGGCCACTGCCGTCTACAGGGGCTACCAGATCAGCCCCAGGAAGATGAGCGAATTTCCTTACCTGTGA
- the LOC102688026 gene encoding homeodomain-interacting protein kinase 1 isoform X3 has product MKTKTNYTYPGMASQLQVFSPPSVSSSAFCRVKKLKVESCAWEVTGQVGENKFYPLSNSQEDSSAPAASFNVPVTTYSSASLLFPPAGGSRGQIVVRAADSTGSLSGPSSRRGNDVALRDAYQKYGLKRKSEEVDKSGSVQILEELSAPVVSNRTGTVTTTQSITHSTSTTKSSSSNSEGDYQLVQHEILCSVTNSYEVLEFLGRGTFGQVAKCWKRGTNEIVAIKILKNHPSYARQGQIEVSILNRLSTENADEFNFVRSYECFQHKNHTCLVFEMLEQNLYDFLKHSKFSPLLLKSIRPILQQVATALMKLKSLGLIHADLKPENIMLVDPVRQPYRVKVIDFGSASHVSKAVCSTYLQSRYYRAPEIILGLPFCEAIDMWSLGCVIAELFLGWPLYPGASEYDQIRYISQTQGLPAEYLLSAGTKTSRFFNRGHDSSYPLWRLKTPAEHEAEMGIKSKEARKYIFNCLDDMMQVNMSTDLEGTDMLAEKADRREFIDLLKKMLTLDADKRITPMKTLGHSFVTMAHLLDFPHSSHVKSCFQNMEICKRRGNSFDNGKSIFSTNAAQNTASNLTVTFGSQLNQHNQVPSAGAPSLSLTSTNVPLLSYQPALYQQAAVSIPGITQQSVSLQARPAQLCAQTEPFQQTLIVCPPTIQGLQTSTKHSAFPVRMENTVPIVPQTQSAQALQIQPGMLTQGSCSPLMVATLNPHVATVAPQYSVPLALSCAAGRPALLEQTATVLAWPTGTQQILIPSPWQQMSGISLHNTVQPVITESPMGAILSDNMSSGQQIANWRSSHGGQYSGVMQQASILGGHVSLTTASQPLTTGAVSAVRSQQGGTSGRRARARNTDNRTSRVMSLLETVPPVVHCSPLLATPPYNAVVPQPILITDTPSPAVSVITIHSDTEDEDERKFYPSSYAMKQRTEVISCVTVHDSQDSDSSHGSPSTPKHLPSFVEAPANLSKSLSIIVPSVKMQPEESKSSRISGQFAGVCSKSKKAAVQQTCTSASSSSSCHPHTAPNRIQPLNLSQAQHSITSSQARLSGSSSRRQQVCPTVPRSAQAHYYLQSSPPQSTILPPFSSSSSLSSQPQLCSYAPSAALAPASAAVAQLLASQQGTSRHVGASASFMPHTAGLIQKDPSAVGHSLLTAAGLPAAQYQHQFPTSQATAVYRGYQISPRKMSEFPYL; this is encoded by the exons AAGCTGAAGGTCGAGAGCTGTGCGTGGGAAGTGACAGGGCAAGTGGGGGAAAACAAATTCTACCCTCTGAGTAACTCCCAGGAGGACTCCTCTGCCCCTGCTGCCAGCTTTAATGTCCCCGTCACAACTTACAGCTCTGCCAGCCTCCTCTTTCCACCTGCAGGAGGGTCGCGTGGGCAAATTGTTGTGCGAGCCGCCGACAGCACTGGCAGCCTCTCGGGGCCCTCCAGTCGTCGCGGCAACGATGTCGCCCTGCGCGACGCTTATCAGAAATATGGCCTGAAGCGCAAGAGCGAGGAGGTTGACAAGAGTGGGAGTGTGCAGATCTTGGAGGAGCTCTCAGCGCCGGTGGTTTCCAACAGGACTGGCACGGTCACCACCACACAGTCCATAACCCATTCCACCTCTACGACAAAGAGCAGCAGCTCCAACAGCGAAGGGGACTACCAGCTGGTGCAGCACGAGATCCTGTGCTCTGTCACCAACAGCTACGAGGTGCTGGAGTTCCTGGGCCGCGGCACCTTCGGGCAGGTAGCCAAGTGCTGGAAGCGTGGCACCAATGAGATTGTCGCCATCAAGATTCTGAAGAACCATCCTTCATATGCCCGGCAGGGTCAGATTGAG GTAAGCATCCTGAACCGGCTGAGCACAGAAAATGCCGATGAGTTCAACTTTGTGCGCTCCTACGAATGCTTCCAGCATAAGAACCACACGTGCCTGGTGTTTGAAATGCTGGAGCAGAACCTGTACGATTTCCTCAAACACAGCAAGTTTAGCCCCCTGCTCCTGAAGTCCATTCGACCCATCCTGCAGCAAGTGGCCACGGCCCTGATGAAGCTGAAAAGCCTGGGGCTGATCCACGCTGACCTTAAACCAGAGAACATCATGCTGGTGGACCCTGTGAGACAGCCTTATCGCGTCAAAGTCATTGACTTTGGCTCAGCAAGCCATGTGTCCAAGGCCGTTTGCTCTACCTATCTACAGTCCCGCTATTACCG GGCACCAGAGATTATTCTAGGACTTCCTTTTTGTGAAGCAATTGATATGTGGTCACTGGGCTGTGTGATTGCGGAGTTGTTTTTGGGGTGGCCACTGTACCCTGGAGCCTCGGAGTATGATCAG ATACGATACATCTCGCAAACCCAGGGATTGCCCGCAGAGTACTTACTGAGCGCAGGGACCAAAACCAGCCGTTTCTTTAACAGAGGCCATGATTCCAGTTACCCTCTTTGGAGACTGAAG ACACCAGCGGAACACGAAGCAGAGATGGGAATAAAGTCGAAGGAAGCCAGGAAGTATATTTTCAATTGTTTGGATGATATGATGCAG GTGAACATGTCCACTGATTTGGAAGGAACGGATATGCTGGCTGAGAAGGCAGATCGGCGGGAGTTCAttgatttgttgaaaaaaatgcTGACCTTGGATGCTGATAAAAGAATAACTCCGATGAAAACTCTTGGCCACTCTTTTGTGACAATGGCTCACCTGCTGGACTTCCCACACAGTTCCCA TGTGAAGTCCTGTTTTCAGAACATGGAAATTTGCAAGCGGAGAGGGAATAGCTTCGACAACGGGAAGAGCATCTTTAGTACAAACGCTGCACAAAACACTGCCAGCAACCTCACTGTGACATTTGGCAGCCAACTTAACCAGCACAATCAG GTTCCTTCTGCAGGTGcgccgtctctctctctcaccagcACCAACGTGCCACTTCTGAGTTATCAGCCTGCCCTGTATCAGCAGGCTGCGGTCAGCATCCCGGGCATCACACAGCAGAGTGTTTCTCTGCAGGCCCGACCTGCCCAGCTGTGTGCCCAGACTGAACCCTTCCAGCAGACACTGATTGTGTGTCCTCCAACAATCCAGG GGCTTCAGACATCCACTAAACATTCTGCCTTTCCAGTCAGGATGGAAAACACTGTTCCTATAGTTCCTCAGACACAGTCTGCGCAGGCTCTGCAGATACAGCCAGGAATGCTCACACAG GGATCCTGCTCCCCACTGATGGTGGCCACCTTGAACCCACATGTTGCCACAGTAGCGCCGCAGTACTCGGTTCCCCTGGCGCTGAGCTGCGCGGCGGGAAGGCCGGCCCTTCTAGAGCAGACGGCCACTGTGCTG GCTTGGCCCACAGGAACTCAGCAGATTCTCATACCATCACCTTGGCAACAGATGTCTGGGATTTCGCTCCATAATACTGTCCAGCCAGTCATCACTGAGTCCCCTATGGGTGCTATCCTCTCTGACAACATGAGCTCTGGGCAACAAATAGCCAACTGGAG GAGCTCCCATGGTGGACAGTACAGTGGAGTGATGCAGCAGGCGTCTATTCTCGGTGGCCATGTGTCTTTGACCACTGCCAGCCAGCCCCTGACCACAGGAGCAGTGTCTGCTGTGAGATCCCAGCAAGGAGGGACCTCGGGGAGGAGGGCCAGAGCGCGGAACACGGACAACAGGACCAG caGGGTTATGTCTCTACTGGAAACTGTGCCCCCTGTGGTACACTGCAGCCCCCTGTTGGCAACACCACCATACAATGCTGTGGTACCACAGCCGATTCTCATCACTGATACACCAAGCCCTGCTGTCAGCGTCATCACCATTCACAGTGACACAGAGGACGAAGATGAAAGGAAGTTCTACCCTAGCAG CTATGCAATGAAACAGCGCACTGAAGTCATCAGCTGCGTCACCGTCCATGATTCACAGGACTCGGATTCCTCGCATGGCAGCCCATCAACCCCAAAGCACCTGCCCAGCTTTGTCGAAGCTCCGGCAAATCTGTCGAAGTCGCTGAGTATCATCGTCCCTTCGGTAAAAATGCAGCCAGAAGAATCTAAATCTTCAAGAATTTCAG gGCAGTTTGCTGGTGTTTGCAGTAAGAGTAAGAAAGCAGCTGTGCAGCAAACATGCACTTCAGCATCCTCCAGCAGTAGTTGCCATCCACACACTGCACCCAACAGGATCCAGCCACTCAATCTCAGCCAG GCTCAGCATTCCATCACTTCATCCCAGGCCCGGCTGAGCGGCAGTTCCTCCCGCAGGCAGCAGGTATGCCCTACAGTTCCCCGGTCCGCTCAGGCACACTATTACCTGCAGAGCTCACCCCCACAGAGCACCATACTGCCTCCCTTCAGCTCTTCCTCCAGCCTGAGCAGCCAGCCCCAGCTGTGCTCCTATGCTCCTTCTGCTGCCCTGGCACCCGCGTCTGCAGCAGTGGCTCAGCTGCTGGCGTCCCAGCAGGGCACGTCTCGGCATGTCGGCGCCAGTGCCAGCTTCATGCCCCATACTGCCGGCTTGATCCAGAAAGACCCTTCAGCTGTGGGGCACAGCCTTCTCACAGCTGCAGGTCTGCCAGCTGCCCAGTACCAGCACCAGTTTCCCACGTCTCAGGCCACTGCCGTCTACAGGGGCTACCAGATCAGCCCCAGGAAGATGAGCGAATTTCCTTACCTGTGA
- the LOC102688026 gene encoding homeodomain-interacting protein kinase 1 isoform X2, which produces MKTKTNYTYPGMASQLQVFSPPSVSSSAFCRVKKLKVESCAWEVTGQVGENKFYPLSNSQEDSSAPAASFNVPVTTYSSASLLFPPAGGSRGQIVVRAADSTGSLSGPSSRRGNDVALRDAYQKYGLKRKSEEVDKSGSVQILEELSAPVVSNRTGTVTTTQSITHSTSTTKSSSSNSEGDYQLVQHEILCSVTNSYEVLEFLGRGTFGQVAKCWKRGTNEIVAIKILKNHPSYARQGQIEVSILNRLSTENADEFNFVRSYECFQHKNHTCLVFEMLEQNLYDFLKHSKFSPLLLKSIRPILQQVATALMKLKSLGLIHADLKPENIMLVDPVRQPYRVKVIDFGSASHVSKAVCSTYLQSRYYRAPEIILGLPFCEAIDMWSLGCVIAELFLGWPLYPGASEYDQIRYISQTQGLPAEYLLSAGTKTSRFFNRGHDSSYPLWRLKTPAEHEAEMGIKSKEARKYIFNCLDDMMQVNMSTDLEGTDMLAEKADRREFIDLLKKMLTLDADKRITPMKTLGHSFVTMAHLLDFPHSSHVKSCFQNMEICKRRGNSFDNGKSIFSTNAAQNTASNLTVTFGSQLNQHNQVPSAGAPSLSLTSTNVPLLSYQPALYQQAAVSIPGITQQSVSLQARPAQLCAQTEPFQQTLIVCPPTIQGLQTSTKHSAFPVRMENTVPIVPQTQSAQALQIQPGMLTQGSCSPLMVATLNPHVATVAPQYSVPLALSCAAGRPALLEQTATVLQAWPTGTQQILIPSPWQQMSGISLHNTVQPVITESPMGAILSDNMSSGQQIANWRSSHGGQYSGVMQQASILGGHVSLTTASQPLTTGAVSAVRSQQGGTSGRRARARNTDNRTRVMSLLETVPPVVHCSPLLATPPYNAVVPQPILITDTPSPAVSVITIHSDTEDEDERKFYPSSYAMKQRTEVISCVTVHDSQDSDSSHGSPSTPKHLPSFVEAPANLSKSLSIIVPSVKMQPEESKSSRISGQFAGVCSKSKKAAVQQTCTSASSSSSCHPHTAPNRIQPLNLSQAQHSITSSQARLSGSSSRRQQVCPTVPRSAQAHYYLQSSPPQSTILPPFSSSSSLSSQPQLCSYAPSAALAPASAAVAQLLASQQGTSRHVGASASFMPHTAGLIQKDPSAVGHSLLTAAGLPAAQYQHQFPTSQATAVYRGYQISPRKMSEFPYL; this is translated from the exons AAGCTGAAGGTCGAGAGCTGTGCGTGGGAAGTGACAGGGCAAGTGGGGGAAAACAAATTCTACCCTCTGAGTAACTCCCAGGAGGACTCCTCTGCCCCTGCTGCCAGCTTTAATGTCCCCGTCACAACTTACAGCTCTGCCAGCCTCCTCTTTCCACCTGCAGGAGGGTCGCGTGGGCAAATTGTTGTGCGAGCCGCCGACAGCACTGGCAGCCTCTCGGGGCCCTCCAGTCGTCGCGGCAACGATGTCGCCCTGCGCGACGCTTATCAGAAATATGGCCTGAAGCGCAAGAGCGAGGAGGTTGACAAGAGTGGGAGTGTGCAGATCTTGGAGGAGCTCTCAGCGCCGGTGGTTTCCAACAGGACTGGCACGGTCACCACCACACAGTCCATAACCCATTCCACCTCTACGACAAAGAGCAGCAGCTCCAACAGCGAAGGGGACTACCAGCTGGTGCAGCACGAGATCCTGTGCTCTGTCACCAACAGCTACGAGGTGCTGGAGTTCCTGGGCCGCGGCACCTTCGGGCAGGTAGCCAAGTGCTGGAAGCGTGGCACCAATGAGATTGTCGCCATCAAGATTCTGAAGAACCATCCTTCATATGCCCGGCAGGGTCAGATTGAG GTAAGCATCCTGAACCGGCTGAGCACAGAAAATGCCGATGAGTTCAACTTTGTGCGCTCCTACGAATGCTTCCAGCATAAGAACCACACGTGCCTGGTGTTTGAAATGCTGGAGCAGAACCTGTACGATTTCCTCAAACACAGCAAGTTTAGCCCCCTGCTCCTGAAGTCCATTCGACCCATCCTGCAGCAAGTGGCCACGGCCCTGATGAAGCTGAAAAGCCTGGGGCTGATCCACGCTGACCTTAAACCAGAGAACATCATGCTGGTGGACCCTGTGAGACAGCCTTATCGCGTCAAAGTCATTGACTTTGGCTCAGCAAGCCATGTGTCCAAGGCCGTTTGCTCTACCTATCTACAGTCCCGCTATTACCG GGCACCAGAGATTATTCTAGGACTTCCTTTTTGTGAAGCAATTGATATGTGGTCACTGGGCTGTGTGATTGCGGAGTTGTTTTTGGGGTGGCCACTGTACCCTGGAGCCTCGGAGTATGATCAG ATACGATACATCTCGCAAACCCAGGGATTGCCCGCAGAGTACTTACTGAGCGCAGGGACCAAAACCAGCCGTTTCTTTAACAGAGGCCATGATTCCAGTTACCCTCTTTGGAGACTGAAG ACACCAGCGGAACACGAAGCAGAGATGGGAATAAAGTCGAAGGAAGCCAGGAAGTATATTTTCAATTGTTTGGATGATATGATGCAG GTGAACATGTCCACTGATTTGGAAGGAACGGATATGCTGGCTGAGAAGGCAGATCGGCGGGAGTTCAttgatttgttgaaaaaaatgcTGACCTTGGATGCTGATAAAAGAATAACTCCGATGAAAACTCTTGGCCACTCTTTTGTGACAATGGCTCACCTGCTGGACTTCCCACACAGTTCCCA TGTGAAGTCCTGTTTTCAGAACATGGAAATTTGCAAGCGGAGAGGGAATAGCTTCGACAACGGGAAGAGCATCTTTAGTACAAACGCTGCACAAAACACTGCCAGCAACCTCACTGTGACATTTGGCAGCCAACTTAACCAGCACAATCAG GTTCCTTCTGCAGGTGcgccgtctctctctctcaccagcACCAACGTGCCACTTCTGAGTTATCAGCCTGCCCTGTATCAGCAGGCTGCGGTCAGCATCCCGGGCATCACACAGCAGAGTGTTTCTCTGCAGGCCCGACCTGCCCAGCTGTGTGCCCAGACTGAACCCTTCCAGCAGACACTGATTGTGTGTCCTCCAACAATCCAGG GGCTTCAGACATCCACTAAACATTCTGCCTTTCCAGTCAGGATGGAAAACACTGTTCCTATAGTTCCTCAGACACAGTCTGCGCAGGCTCTGCAGATACAGCCAGGAATGCTCACACAG GGATCCTGCTCCCCACTGATGGTGGCCACCTTGAACCCACATGTTGCCACAGTAGCGCCGCAGTACTCGGTTCCCCTGGCGCTGAGCTGCGCGGCGGGAAGGCCGGCCCTTCTAGAGCAGACGGCCACTGTGCTG CAGGCTTGGCCCACAGGAACTCAGCAGATTCTCATACCATCACCTTGGCAACAGATGTCTGGGATTTCGCTCCATAATACTGTCCAGCCAGTCATCACTGAGTCCCCTATGGGTGCTATCCTCTCTGACAACATGAGCTCTGGGCAACAAATAGCCAACTGGAG GAGCTCCCATGGTGGACAGTACAGTGGAGTGATGCAGCAGGCGTCTATTCTCGGTGGCCATGTGTCTTTGACCACTGCCAGCCAGCCCCTGACCACAGGAGCAGTGTCTGCTGTGAGATCCCAGCAAGGAGGGACCTCGGGGAGGAGGGCCAGAGCGCGGAACACGGACAACAGGACCAG GGTTATGTCTCTACTGGAAACTGTGCCCCCTGTGGTACACTGCAGCCCCCTGTTGGCAACACCACCATACAATGCTGTGGTACCACAGCCGATTCTCATCACTGATACACCAAGCCCTGCTGTCAGCGTCATCACCATTCACAGTGACACAGAGGACGAAGATGAAAGGAAGTTCTACCCTAGCAG CTATGCAATGAAACAGCGCACTGAAGTCATCAGCTGCGTCACCGTCCATGATTCACAGGACTCGGATTCCTCGCATGGCAGCCCATCAACCCCAAAGCACCTGCCCAGCTTTGTCGAAGCTCCGGCAAATCTGTCGAAGTCGCTGAGTATCATCGTCCCTTCGGTAAAAATGCAGCCAGAAGAATCTAAATCTTCAAGAATTTCAG gGCAGTTTGCTGGTGTTTGCAGTAAGAGTAAGAAAGCAGCTGTGCAGCAAACATGCACTTCAGCATCCTCCAGCAGTAGTTGCCATCCACACACTGCACCCAACAGGATCCAGCCACTCAATCTCAGCCAG GCTCAGCATTCCATCACTTCATCCCAGGCCCGGCTGAGCGGCAGTTCCTCCCGCAGGCAGCAGGTATGCCCTACAGTTCCCCGGTCCGCTCAGGCACACTATTACCTGCAGAGCTCACCCCCACAGAGCACCATACTGCCTCCCTTCAGCTCTTCCTCCAGCCTGAGCAGCCAGCCCCAGCTGTGCTCCTATGCTCCTTCTGCTGCCCTGGCACCCGCGTCTGCAGCAGTGGCTCAGCTGCTGGCGTCCCAGCAGGGCACGTCTCGGCATGTCGGCGCCAGTGCCAGCTTCATGCCCCATACTGCCGGCTTGATCCAGAAAGACCCTTCAGCTGTGGGGCACAGCCTTCTCACAGCTGCAGGTCTGCCAGCTGCCCAGTACCAGCACCAGTTTCCCACGTCTCAGGCCACTGCCGTCTACAGGGGCTACCAGATCAGCCCCAGGAAGATGAGCGAATTTCCTTACCTGTGA